CATTCACAGTCTTCCGCCTTTCCTTTCTACTCTTGTCCGATGCTTCACCGGTGACAAAGCTAATGAACTCCGAAACGCATTCTTGCATAGTTTCCTTAGCTTCTTTGGAGATTTTTGCATTAGGAGGTAAAATTTGCTTCATGATCCGACCAACGTTGGCTATCGGCAACAACCGGTCTTGCTCCTTGATGGCACCATCTTCACTTGAAGCACTAGCACCAGTATTATCAACCATTTCTTGATATGCAAAGAACTTGGTCTTCCTTTTTCCAACCTAAATTTGTTGCTCGTtgtcaaaatcaattatatatatatatatatatatatatatatatatatatatatatatatatatatatatatatatatatatatatacaaatacaCGTATTTGAGTACAGGCATATATGTATGTTACTTACATGTGACTTTGTGTCGTGTTGTGCAATAAAACATATGATGAGCCGACCACATTTGCATCAATGGTGGGGTCATGCCTTCAGCT
The Hevea brasiliensis isolate MT/VB/25A 57/8 chromosome 15, ASM3005281v1, whole genome shotgun sequence genome window above contains:
- the LOC110631463 gene encoding nuclear transcription factor Y subunit B-5-like produces the protein MVDNTGASASSEDGAIKEQDRLLPIANVGRIMKQILPPNAKISKEAKETMQECVSEFISFVTGEASDKSRKERRKTVNGDDVCWAMGALGFDDYAEPLRRYLQRYRELEGDRANQEKADNSNTEEKARGFVVV